From Oncorhynchus mykiss isolate Arlee chromosome 25, USDA_OmykA_1.1, whole genome shotgun sequence, a single genomic window includes:
- the LOC110505505 gene encoding muscarinic acetylcholine receptor M5-like: MEGEGIKNSSINGNATDIHLATHSLWEVITIATVSAIVSLITIVGNILVMLSFKVNSQLKTVNNYYLLSLAVADLIIGVFSMNLYTSYILMGYWALGSIACDLWLALDYVASNASVMNLLVISFDRYFSITRPLTYRAKRTPKRAGVMIGMAWLVSLILWAPPILCWQYFVGKRTVPERQCQIQFFSEPVITFGTAIAAFYIPVSIMTILYCRIYKETERRTKDLAELQGINSSTDAGTTKPQKTIIRSCFNCNQLSSASRDRTQASWSSSNRSHAAKSAAATNDEWSKSDQLTTFNSYASSEDEEQPVSPGVFQPTYRNQSCGPSTGAEGCENEQLSSYEDNFFHTPPKTNSHKSKKCVSYKFKPVPKDTTSGAQQSKNGDTNMVPSSFSSADSMSAPPSTTSCKPIDATLKIQLTKRKRMVLIKERKAAQTLSAILLAFILTWTPYNIMVLISTFCSDCIPVSLWHLGYWLCYVNSTVNPMCYALCNKTFQKTFRMLLLCQWKKKRVEEKLYWYGQNPAVSSKLT, translated from the coding sequence ATGGAAGGTGAAGGAATAAAGAACTCATCTATAAATGGCAATGCGACCGACATCCACCTTGCCACACACAGTCTATGGGAGGTCATAACCATAGCAACTGTGTCGGCCATCGTGAGCCTGATTACGATAGTGGGCAACATCCTAGTGATGCTGTCATTTAAGGTAAACAGCCAGCTGAAGACAGTCAACAACTACTACCTACTGAGTTTGGCTGTAGCTGACCTCATTATAGGTGTGTTCTCTATGAACCTCTACACCTCCTACATACTGATGGGCTACTGGGCGCTGGGGAGTATTGCCTGTGACCTCTGGTTGGCTTTGGACTATGTGGCCAGTAATGCGTCAGTGATGAACCTGCTGGTCATCAGTTTTGACCGGTACTTCTCTATCACCCGACCTCTGACCTATAGAGCCAAGCGCACCCCAAAACGGGCTGGGGTCATGATAGGCATGGCCTGGCTGGTGTCCCTCATCCTGTGGGCCCCTCCCATACTGTGTTGGCAGTATTTTGTGGGGAAAAGGACAGTCCCTGAGAGGCAGTGTCAGATCCAGTTTTTCTCTGAGCCAGTGATAACATTTGGGACAGCCATTGCTGCGTTTTACATCCCTGTGTCGATCATGACCATCCTTTACTGTCGGATCTACAAGGAGACGGAGCGTCGCACCAAGGACCTCGCTGAGCTCCAGGGCATCAACAGTTCCACAGACGCTGGTACCACCAAGCCCCAGAAAACCATAATCAGATCCTGCTTCAACTGCAACCAGCTCAGCTCTGCCTCCCGGGACAGAACCCAGGCCTCCTGGTCCTCCTCCAACAGGAGCCACGCAGCCAAATCAGCTGCTGCCACCAACGATGAGTGGTCCAAGAGCGACCAGCTGACCACCTTCAACAGCTATGCCTCCTCGGAGGACGAGGAGCAGCCCGTGTCCCCGGGGGTCTTCCAGCCCACCTACCGGAACCAGTCATGTGGGCCGAGCACGGGTGCAGAGGGCTGTGAGAATGAGCAGCTCAGCAGTTACGAGGACAACTTCTTCCACACGCCTCCCAAGACCAACTCCCATAAGAGCAAGAAGTGTGTGTCCTACAAGTTTAAACCAGTTCCCAAAGACACTACCAGCGGTGCCCAGCAGAGCAAGAATGGGGACACCAACATGGTCCCATCATCTTTCTCCTCAGCAGACTCCATGAGtgccccaccctccaccacttcCTGCAAGCCAATAGACGCAACTCTGAAGATCCAGCTGACCAAGAGGAAGAGGATGGTGCTGATTAAGGAGAGGAAGGCTGCTCAGACTCTCAGTGCCATCTTGCTGGCCTTTATCCTGACATGGACACCATACAACATCATGGTGCTCATCTCCACCTTCTGTTCTGACTGTatccctgtgtctctctggcACCTGGGCTACTGGCTATGCTATGTCAACAGCACAGTCAACCCCATGTGCTACGCGCTCTGCAACAAGACCTTTCAGAAGACCTTTCGCATGCTGCTGCTTTGTCAGTGGAAGAagaagagagtggaagagaaaCTCTACTGGTATGGGCAAAACCCTGCAGTGAGCAGCAAACTAACTTGA